The genomic stretch AGCAGCTCTACCATATGCTTGCATACTATCGTACATACGGAATTAAAATCGCAGTTGACAACATCGGAAAAGAAAGCAGCAACTTGGACAGAATCGCGCTGCTCTCACCAGATCTGTTAAAAATCGATTTGCAGGCGCTGAAAGTGTCACAGCCGTCACCGTCATATGAGCATGTGCTGTACAGCATATCTTTATTAGCAAGAAAAATCGGTGCGGCGCTGCTGTATGAAGACATTGAGGCGAACTTCCAGCTTCAGTACGCCTGGAGAAACGGAGGCCGCTATTTTCAGGGCTATTACTTAGTGTCTCCATCTGAAACGTTTCTAGAGAGAGATGTATTGAAACAAAGACTTAAAACTGAATTTCACCAATTTATCACACATGAGAAAAAGAAACTGGAGACCGTCTATGAGCACTCTGAACAGTTTTACAAACGAGTGCATCAGGCTGTGACCTCTTTGAGAAAAAACAATCTGTCTTCTGATGATGACTTTATTAAAAAGCTGGCGGAAGAGCTGACAGATTGCAGCTTCAGGATTTACATGTGTGATGAAGAAGGCGATCAGCTGACGGGAAATGTGTTTAAGCAAGATGGAGAATGGATTTATCAGCCGGAATATGCGGAAAAGAACTGGAGCTGGCGCCCTTATTTTCTGGAGAACATTATGAGAATGAGAAATCTCAGAAAAGGTTTTTTCAGTGATCTGTACAGTGATTTGGAAACAGGTGAAATGATCAGAACGTTTTCATATCCGATGGATGATCAGATGTATTTATTTATAGACTTGCCTTATTCTTATTTATATGAGCAGGACGGACTGATTTAACGGCTGAAAGGCCGTTTTTTTTATGAAATGAAAAAAATATCAAAAAACGATTGACATTGATACTGAGAATCATTATCATTTAATTATAGAGAGAAGCTACTCTCTGTTCCCCAACCCCTCTATCAGATCAAGATCCGAAAAAACTTGGCGCTACCCCCGCCAAGTTTTTTATTTGTCAAAGCATAGGACAATCCAATGAAACAATAAACCTAACTAGTGGTAAACGTTTAACACGGGGAGAAACATTGAGTGCCGAACACCCCTGACACTGCTGCACGGGTGAGGAGGAAAATTCGTTCTGAAATGATTATTTCAGTTCCGTTGTTTACCTCTATCCAGCATGACTCCCATTGATTATGGCCACGCGGGACTTCACCATAAAATTCAAAAGAAGGTTTTGACAAAGTTGCAAAAAGGCATTCTTAATGCTGCCAAAGATTCGAAAAAAATTATAATTATGTGCATGACATTCAAAAAAAGCCTCAAACTAAAGAAAAATAGTTTTTTTCACTTTTTTTCTTTGCTTAAATTCAGCAGTGAAAATGCCATCCTGTCCGACTTTATGGTATGATGCTCAATAGAACTTGTATTATAATAAATACTTGTTGATTTGAAGTTGCTTTTTGAAAGGAGTCTTTTTTTAGAATGTCACAATTAATGGGTATCATCACACGGCTGCAAAGTCTGCAAGAAACAGCGGAAGCGGCTAACGAGCCAATGCAGCGTTATTTCGAAGTGAATGGTGAGAAAATATGCAGTGTTAAATATTTCGAAAAAAATCAAACGTTTGAACTGACGGTTTTCCAAAAGGGTGAAAAACCTAACACATATCCGTTTGATAATATCGACATGGTTTCCATCGAAATCTTTGAACTTCTTCAGTAAGATTCCTGAAATAGGGGGAACAAGCTTCCGCCTTTGCAAAAGTAATCGAAATAAACGGTAAGGAACATACTTGTTTCATGGTTGTAAATCCTTGAAAAGGAGTGTCGTGATGGCTGATTCTTTTCTGTTTTATAATCTTTCAGAAGCACAGATGACCTTTCAAGATGTGATGGAACGGCTTAAAGCCTTTGTTCAAAAGGACCCCCGTTCTTCTTATGTGTTATCGATCGGAACCGATTCACAGGTTTACCGCGATTACACAAAGTTTATTACCGCATTGCATTTGCATCGTACAGGCAAGGGAGCTTGGGGCTGCTTGAAAAATCATACAGTCGACAGACCCATACATAGCCTTCGGGAGAAGATTTCGTTAGAAACGGCGTACAGCCAAGAAACGGCCGCTCATATTCTTGATGGACACTTAATGGATATTACCGATCTGCTCCTGCCCTTTACCGGTGAGGGGGCGGATCTTACCTTTGAAGTTCACTTGGATATTGGGAAAAAAGGGCTTACAAAAGATCTGATCCAAGAAATGACTGGACGTATTACCTCCATGGGGATTGAGGCCAAAATAAAGCCGGATTCATACACTGCCTTCAGCTATGCAAATCGTTTCACAAAATAATTTGGCTGAAAAAGCCAAGGTAAATGTCGAATTATGCGGTTGACGTTTGTTATCTGATTACTTATTCTAGCGGTAGAGCTGAAAGTAAGTTGTCTTGCTTTCAGAGGTATTCAGTATAAAACAGGGGGCCTGATTGCGAATGAGTCTTATCGGTGAACGATTTACAGAAGAAGAACAAAAACTTCTGCTGAATATCCTGATCAACCATGAGTATGCCATCGAGCTATTAAGCAGTGAGATCAACGATATAGAGACAGGGACCAAAAACGTTGACGGAACCACCTACAAAAAACTTGTAACGCTATACGACCGATTTCGATTTGAAAATTAATGGGACACCCTATAATTGATACTCCACAAAGAGTATCTTTTTTATTGAAAGGAAACTTTTCGACAAATACTGATAAAGTTTATATTATTGCAATATAGGGAATGTATTGATGATGAAAATGAAAAGGGGTCGAAAACATGATAAGCTTACAATCAGATCAACTTCTTGAGGCAACAGTCGGACAATTTATGATTGAGGCGGACAAAGTAGCGCACGTGCAAGTCGGAAATAACCTTGAGCATGCATTATTAGTATTGACAAAAACCGGATACACAGCCATCCCGGTTCTGGATCCTTCCTACCGTTTACATGGCTTAATCGGGACAAATATGATCATGAACAGTATTTTTGGACTTGAGCGAATTGAGTTTGAAAAGCTTGACCAAATCACTGTTGAGGAAGTCATGCTGACCGACATTCCGCGCCTTCATATCAATGATCCGATTATGAAGGGATTCGGCATGGTCATTAATAACGGATTTGTCTGTGTTGAAAATGACGAGCAGGTATTTGAAGGGATTTTTACGAGAAGAGTCGTTTTAAAGGAATTGAATAAGCATATACGCTCATTGAATAAGTAGGCTGTACGGTCCTATTTTTATTATATAGGCAGAGTGAAAAAAGAAAGCGCATACATAATTTAAACGAGAATAGGGCTTGAATAAGAAACTAAGATTTTATTAGAATGGGAGATAAGAAAAACTTATTGATAACAAAAAGGAGGACGACATGCAGCTTCAAGAGCTTCATATGCTCGTAGTTTTAGCTGAGGAATTAAATATGAGAAAGGCGGCAGAACGGCTTTTTGTATCTCAGCCGGCTTTATCTCAGCGCTTACAAACCATTGAAAAGGCGTGGGGAACAAAAATCTTTTTAAGATCTCAAAAAGGATTAACGGTAACGCCCGCCGGTGAGAAAATCATTCAGTTTGCGAATGATGTGACATTAGAGCAGGAAAGAATAAGAGAAAATATTGACGAGCTTGAAGGTGAAATTCACGGCACATTGAAGCTTGCCGTCGCCTCCATAATCGGTCAGCATTGGCTCCCTAAAGTCCTGAAGACGTATGTGGAAAA from Bacillus subtilis subsp. subtilis str. 168 encodes the following:
- the ykuI gene encoding putative cyclic-di-GMP receptor (no phosphodiesterase activity) (Evidence 3: Putative function from multiple computational evidences; PubMedId: 19244251, 28536559; Product type rc: receptor), with amino-acid sequence MLDPLDILTNIDDVLPYYQAIFSAEEQKVVGYEVLGRILADSEIQSLGPFFLDAGIPEEYKLEVDNRIIRQALDRFLEADSDLLIFMNQDANLLMLDHGESFLELLKEYEAKGIELHRFVLEITEHNFEGDIEQLYHMLAYYRTYGIKIAVDNIGKESSNLDRIALLSPDLLKIDLQALKVSQPSPSYEHVLYSISLLARKIGAALLYEDIEANFQLQYAWRNGGRYFQGYYLVSPSETFLERDVLKQRLKTEFHQFITHEKKKLETVYEHSEQFYKRVHQAVTSLRKNNLSSDDDFIKKLAEELTDCSFRIYMCDEEGDQLTGNVFKQDGEWIYQPEYAEKNWSWRPYFLENIMRMRNLRKGFFSDLYSDLETGEMIRTFSYPMDDQMYLFIDLPYSYLYEQDGLI
- the ykuJ gene encoding putative RNA-specific modification enzyme subunit (Evidence 3: Putative function from multiple computational evidences; PubMedId: 16387657, 18436958; Product type e: enzyme); protein product: MSQLMGIITRLQSLQETAEAANEPMQRYFEVNGEKICSVKYFEKNQTFELTVFQKGEKPNTYPFDNIDMVSIEIFELLQ
- the ykuK gene encoding putative RNA-binding enzyme component (Evidence 3: Putative function from multiple computational evidences; PubMedId: 16165328, 24464998; Product type e: enzyme), yielding MADSFLFYNLSEAQMTFQDVMERLKAFVQKDPRSSYVLSIGTDSQVYRDYTKFITALHLHRTGKGAWGCLKNHTVDRPIHSLREKISLETAYSQETAAHILDGHLMDITDLLLPFTGEGADLTFEVHLDIGKKGLTKDLIQEMTGRITSMGIEAKIKPDSYTAFSYANRFTK
- the abbA gene encoding regulator of AbrB repressor (Evidence 1a: Function from experimental evidences in the studied strain; PubMedId: 18840696, 24534728; Product type r: regulator), with translation MRMSLIGERFTEEEQKLLLNILINHEYAIELLSSEINDIETGTKNVDGTTYKKLVTLYDRFRFEN
- the ykuL gene encoding putative RNA-binding protein (Evidence 3: Putative function from multiple computational evidences; PubMedId: 11985717; Product type f: factor), encoding MISLQSDQLLEATVGQFMIEADKVAHVQVGNNLEHALLVLTKTGYTAIPVLDPSYRLHGLIGTNMIMNSIFGLERIEFEKLDQITVEEVMLTDIPRLHINDPIMKGFGMVINNGFVCVENDEQVFEGIFTRRVVLKELNKHIRSLNK